One Synechococcus sp. JA-2-3B'a(2-13) genomic window carries:
- a CDS encoding FHA domain-containing protein yields the protein MQIQLSWEDPITEEQQELIFPLPLALGRELAQLPQEWQGREVARAVFASQEISRYHALVYLGEDGQVIYEDRSANGSRINGEKIRQARRVLQGGEVVELGPYSITVGLVSPRDPNATLLTATPTLLLEPRTELIRPATQPDTAFEVPPASTVVFAPEQLPEVRPGSDFPPPDLFRAEQIALSALKATGLPVEETLYLALGGGIGSFVWVDTLRIYGVRPEHIRVISIARKPYERYERLLTNCQIPRWKRIRSGSDSCPDNIWGWPGYALRDAWRSFFSGRLLEAFGFLWQVFSEPLLADTYTPRAGDVFASMDREAARIGWEQMLCYGHIRAIRKTEDGRYVVAYSATRPGHTDHRFMVAKYLHLATGYPAIKLLNDLQEFREKTGDLRSVVHGYEPHDHVYEQLEKQGGTVLIRGFGIVASQVMERLYEARKVNPRISVVHLSRAPKSGNRFGRAKRAVDNHWEFQPFNWPKGTWGGVLRAKLEAATPLERRELLEAWGGTTTASRRKWRRIVRQGLREGWYSIVFGKVELVVPGDKGKPVTYIRGTHNNTQLKVEADFVIDCTGLVSDPMTNPLLNDLITHYNLPLNPHGRLHVSNDFELVEMRNRDGRMYAAGIITLGGPYAPVDTFLGLQYCAHRSVEHLARLRAPGVKGLEGIRSLWQWCKWALNISP from the coding sequence ATGCAAATTCAACTGAGCTGGGAAGATCCCATCACCGAAGAACAGCAGGAGCTGATTTTTCCATTGCCTCTTGCCTTGGGCAGGGAGCTGGCCCAATTGCCACAGGAATGGCAAGGTCGAGAAGTGGCGCGGGCTGTGTTTGCCAGCCAGGAGATCTCCCGTTATCACGCCCTCGTCTATCTCGGTGAGGATGGCCAGGTCATCTATGAAGATCGCAGTGCCAACGGCAGCCGCATCAATGGGGAAAAAATCCGTCAGGCACGCCGGGTGCTCCAGGGGGGAGAAGTGGTGGAGCTTGGCCCCTACAGCATCACCGTGGGTTTGGTGTCCCCCAGGGATCCCAATGCCACCCTTCTGACCGCCACCCCTACTCTTTTGCTGGAGCCGCGCACCGAACTGATTCGCCCGGCCACCCAACCCGACACCGCATTTGAGGTTCCCCCGGCTTCCACGGTGGTTTTTGCCCCAGAGCAGCTTCCCGAGGTGCGGCCTGGCTCGGATTTTCCGCCGCCGGATTTGTTTCGAGCTGAGCAAATTGCCCTGAGCGCCCTCAAAGCCACCGGACTACCTGTGGAAGAGACCCTCTATTTGGCCTTGGGCGGCGGTATCGGCAGCTTTGTCTGGGTGGATACCCTGCGCATCTACGGGGTCAGACCGGAACACATCCGCGTCATCAGCATTGCCCGCAAACCCTACGAACGGTATGAACGGCTTTTGACCAACTGCCAGATCCCCCGCTGGAAGCGAATTCGCTCTGGCTCCGATTCTTGTCCAGACAACATTTGGGGCTGGCCTGGCTATGCTCTGCGGGATGCTTGGCGTTCCTTTTTCTCCGGCCGATTGTTGGAAGCATTCGGCTTTTTGTGGCAGGTATTTAGTGAGCCCTTGTTGGCAGATACCTATACGCCGCGGGCGGGGGATGTATTTGCCTCAATGGATCGGGAGGCAGCCCGAATTGGTTGGGAGCAAATGTTGTGTTACGGCCATATTCGCGCCATTCGCAAAACGGAGGATGGGCGATATGTGGTGGCCTATTCGGCAACGCGGCCCGGCCATACGGATCACCGTTTTATGGTGGCCAAGTATCTCCATTTGGCAACTGGATATCCGGCCATCAAGTTGCTCAACGACCTGCAGGAGTTTCGCGAAAAAACAGGAGATTTGAGATCGGTGGTACACGGCTATGAGCCTCATGATCACGTTTATGAGCAGTTGGAGAAACAAGGTGGCACCGTCCTAATTCGGGGATTTGGGATCGTCGCCTCTCAGGTGATGGAACGCCTTTACGAAGCCCGCAAAGTCAACCCCCGCATCTCGGTGGTGCATCTGAGCCGTGCGCCCAAAAGCGGTAATCGCTTCGGACGAGCCAAACGGGCAGTGGATAACCATTGGGAGTTTCAGCCCTTCAACTGGCCCAAGGGCACTTGGGGAGGAGTTCTGCGTGCCAAATTGGAAGCGGCGACCCCCCTGGAACGGCGCGAACTGCTGGAAGCTTGGGGCGGCACCACGACAGCAAGTCGGCGGAAATGGCGGCGGATCGTGCGGCAAGGGTTGCGAGAGGGCTGGTACTCGATTGTGTTTGGCAAGGTGGAGCTGGTGGTTCCCGGCGACAAGGGTAAGCCGGTGACCTACATTCGAGGTACCCACAACAACACACAATTAAAGGTGGAGGCCGATTTCGTTATCGACTGTACGGGTTTGGTTTCGGATCCCATGACCAATCCTCTCCTCAACGATCTAATTACCCACTACAACCTGCCCCTCAATCCTCACGGGCGCTTGCATGTCTCCAACGACTTTGAGCTGGTGGAGATGCGCAACCGGGATGGGCGAATGTACGCCGCTGGGATCATCACCTTGGGCGGGCCCTATGCGCCGGTGGATACGTTTTTGGGTTTACAGTACTGTGCCCATCGCTCGGTGGAACACCTGGCTCGACTGCGGGCACCGGGGGTCAAAGGTCTAGAAGGGATCCGATCCCTGTGGCAATGGTGCAAGTGGGCCCTAAACATCAGCCCCTAG
- the ispE gene encoding 4-(cytidine 5'-diphospho)-2-C-methyl-D-erythritol kinase gives MQACTLIARAKINLYLEILGSRPDGYSEVAMVLQSIHLADRLQLKSRPHGIHLTCDRPEVPTDARNLAYQAAELLQKECHSAAGVEIHIEKHIPVAAGLAGGSADAAAVLVGLNQLWGLGLTVGELQSLAARLGSDIPFCIQGGTQLATGRGEVLEPLADWEGIPVLLAKPKHLGVSTAWAYQAFRSRREILGATAPSEPALPTLPQALAALSRQDPPALARSLRNDLEQVVLPEYAIVGELRQALLSAGALGSLMSGSGPTVFGIMPSLELAAQARDTLRRQFQDVEFWVTQFAPTGILLQPDPCSLSPS, from the coding sequence ATGCAAGCCTGTACCCTGATTGCCCGCGCCAAGATCAACCTCTACCTGGAAATCCTCGGCTCCCGTCCTGATGGGTATTCAGAGGTGGCGATGGTGTTGCAGAGCATTCATTTGGCGGATCGCCTGCAGTTGAAGAGCCGTCCTCACGGGATCCACCTCACCTGCGATCGTCCAGAAGTGCCCACAGATGCCCGCAACCTTGCCTATCAAGCCGCTGAGCTGCTGCAAAAAGAGTGTCACTCTGCCGCTGGCGTGGAGATTCACATCGAAAAGCACATTCCGGTGGCAGCAGGTTTGGCGGGGGGCTCGGCTGATGCAGCGGCGGTTTTGGTGGGGTTAAACCAACTGTGGGGGCTGGGCCTGACGGTGGGAGAGTTGCAGAGTTTGGCAGCCCGTCTGGGATCCGACATTCCCTTCTGTATCCAGGGGGGAACGCAACTGGCCACCGGGCGCGGGGAAGTTTTGGAGCCGCTGGCCGATTGGGAAGGGATCCCTGTGCTGCTGGCCAAGCCCAAGCACCTGGGGGTTTCGACTGCCTGGGCCTATCAAGCCTTTCGTTCTCGCCGGGAGATCTTGGGAGCGACTGCCCCATCTGAACCCGCGCTGCCCACCTTGCCGCAGGCGTTGGCGGCTCTCAGCCGTCAGGATCCGCCGGCGTTAGCCAGGAGTTTGCGCAATGACTTGGAACAGGTGGTTTTGCCGGAGTACGCGATTGTAGGGGAACTGCGCCAAGCTCTTCTCTCGGCGGGGGCACTGGGATCCCTGATGTCGGGGTCGGGGCCAACGGTCTTCGGAATCATGCCCAGCCTGGAGCTGGCCGCCCAAGCGCGCGACACCCTGCGTCGCCAGTTTCAAGATGTGGAGTTTTGGGTGACGCAGTTTGCCCCCACCGGGATTCTGCTGCAGCCGGATCCCTGTAGCCTCAGCCCCAGCTAG
- the accC gene encoding acetyl-CoA carboxylase biotin carboxylase subunit: MPPITKILIANRGEIALRIIRTCQEMGIRTVAVYSTADQNSLHVQLADEAVCVGDAPVAKSYLNIPNIISAALTRGATAIHPGYGFLAENAKFAEMCADHNLIFIGPSPEAMRKMGDKATARETMQAVGVPTVPGSRGLITSEEEAVKLAEKIGYPVIIKATAGGGGRGMRVARDAQELLKMLRTAQGEAQAAFGNGGVYLEKFIERPRHVEFQILADSQGNVVHLYERDCSIQRRHQKLLEEAPSPALTASLRARMGAAAVKAAKVVNYVGAGTVEFLLDKNGQFYFIEMNTRIQVEHPVTEMVTGLDLIAEQIRIAQGQPLTFRQKDVELRGHAIECRINAEDPKQQFRPCAGTISAYLPPGGPGVRMDSHIYTDYTIPPYYDSLLGKLIVWGPNRAAAIRRMQRALGECAITGVPTTIPFHQQILRHEAFLRGEVYTDFITQHLLPGQ, encoded by the coding sequence ATGCCGCCCATCACCAAGATCCTGATCGCCAACCGGGGTGAGATTGCCCTGCGCATCATCCGCACCTGTCAGGAAATGGGGATCCGAACGGTGGCCGTTTACTCCACTGCGGATCAGAACTCCCTGCACGTCCAACTGGCGGACGAGGCTGTTTGCGTAGGAGATGCCCCGGTGGCCAAAAGCTACCTCAACATTCCCAACATCATCTCGGCAGCCCTCACCCGCGGGGCCACTGCCATTCATCCGGGCTATGGGTTCTTGGCGGAGAATGCCAAATTTGCCGAGATGTGTGCCGACCACAACTTGATCTTCATCGGCCCCTCGCCAGAGGCGATGCGCAAGATGGGCGACAAGGCCACGGCCCGCGAGACCATGCAAGCGGTGGGGGTGCCGACGGTGCCGGGCAGCCGCGGGTTGATCACCTCTGAGGAGGAGGCAGTGAAGCTGGCGGAGAAAATCGGCTACCCCGTGATCATCAAAGCCACCGCCGGTGGCGGGGGGCGGGGTATGCGGGTGGCGCGGGATGCCCAGGAGCTGCTGAAGATGCTGCGCACCGCTCAGGGGGAAGCCCAAGCAGCCTTTGGCAACGGCGGGGTTTACTTGGAGAAGTTCATCGAGCGCCCCCGTCATGTGGAGTTTCAGATCTTGGCGGATAGCCAGGGCAATGTGGTGCATCTGTACGAGCGGGATTGCTCCATTCAACGGCGGCATCAAAAGCTGTTGGAAGAGGCCCCCAGCCCGGCTTTGACTGCAAGCTTGCGCGCCCGCATGGGAGCAGCGGCGGTGAAAGCGGCCAAGGTGGTGAATTACGTGGGAGCGGGCACGGTGGAGTTTTTGCTGGACAAAAATGGCCAGTTCTACTTCATCGAGATGAACACCCGCATCCAGGTGGAGCACCCGGTTACCGAGATGGTGACAGGGCTGGATCTGATTGCCGAGCAGATTCGCATTGCCCAAGGTCAACCCCTCACCTTTCGCCAGAAGGATGTGGAGTTGCGGGGCCATGCTATCGAATGCCGCATCAACGCCGAGGATCCCAAGCAGCAGTTTCGGCCTTGCGCTGGCACGATCAGCGCCTATTTGCCCCCTGGGGGGCCGGGGGTGCGCATGGATTCCCACATCTACACCGACTACACCATTCCCCCCTACTACGATTCGCTGTTGGGCAAGCTGATCGTCTGGGGGCCTAACCGGGCGGCAGCCATCCGCCGCATGCAGCGGGCTTTGGGGGAATGTGCCATCACCGGGGTGCCCACCACGATCCCTTTCCACCAGCAGATCCTGCGCCACGAGGCTTTTTTGCGGGGCGAGGTGTACACGGATTTCATCACCCAACACCTGCTGCCCGGCCAGTAG
- a CDS encoding tyrosine-type recombinase/integrase — protein sequence MREPRSGWAQETHPQSQPTGPVPSLSHLAAQFLQERQRDLAPASRRTYRIALEQFAKTCPVPLPQVQPAHVQSFLNSLKGRPFRNRSGQRIHPPASPATYNLKRLALQQFFEWASQRGYLQDPLPTQAIRPARLPARLPRDLDRLLLQRVLQRAQNHSLRYAALIRLMLECGLRAQELLDLTVQDFQISPEGSLLEVRCGKGSKPRAVAVGDPLSELLQQYLSRERGPCAPTDPLFVSQSRCLAYRGRPLTYDGLRHIVLKLTEPEPGHQTPHQFRHSFATLLLDRGVAPEHIQHLLGHTTAAMTMRYTQRANLRAAIARSREILNQGLV from the coding sequence ATGAGGGAGCCTCGATCGGGCTGGGCTCAGGAGACCCATCCCCAGAGTCAGCCGACTGGCCCTGTTCCCAGCCTCAGCCATCTGGCGGCGCAATTTTTGCAGGAGCGGCAGCGGGATCTGGCCCCGGCTAGCCGCCGCACCTATCGCATCGCTCTGGAGCAGTTTGCCAAAACTTGCCCCGTGCCGCTGCCCCAGGTGCAGCCTGCCCACGTCCAGTCCTTTTTGAACAGCTTGAAGGGCCGTCCGTTTCGCAACCGCTCCGGCCAGCGGATCCACCCGCCCGCCTCTCCGGCCACCTACAACCTGAAGCGGTTGGCCTTGCAGCAATTTTTTGAATGGGCCAGCCAACGGGGCTACCTTCAGGATCCCCTGCCCACTCAAGCCATTCGACCTGCCCGCCTACCCGCTCGTTTGCCTCGCGATCTAGATCGGTTGTTGTTGCAGCGGGTGTTGCAGCGGGCCCAAAACCATTCTCTGCGCTACGCGGCTTTGATTCGCCTGATGCTGGAGTGCGGGCTGCGGGCCCAGGAGCTGTTGGACTTAACCGTTCAAGATTTTCAAATCAGCCCTGAGGGATCCCTGTTGGAAGTGCGCTGTGGCAAGGGGAGCAAACCCCGCGCTGTGGCAGTAGGGGATCCCCTCTCCGAGCTGTTGCAGCAGTATCTGAGCCGAGAACGGGGCCCGTGCGCGCCGACGGATCCCTTGTTTGTTTCCCAATCTCGCTGCTTGGCCTACCGGGGGCGCCCCCTCACCTACGATGGCCTGCGGCATATTGTGCTCAAGCTAACCGAGCCTGAGCCGGGACATCAAACCCCCCACCAGTTTCGCCACAGTTTTGCCACCTTGTTGCTGGATCGCGGCGTTGCCCCCGAACACATTCAGCACTTGCTGGGCCACACAACTGCCGCCATGACGATGCGCTACACCCAGCGGGCCAACTTGAGAGCAGCCATCGCCCGTTCCCGCGAGATCTTAAATCAGGGCTTGGTTTAG
- a CDS encoding J domain-containing protein, with translation MPKKAASTKPKTTRATSREETKPDPQGAIAAEIQRLSDTYGISKELLENFARFVVRQLQPPPRLSVKELQKAIYNHFGVKNAAELRKSASFKLATSGMGKLSLSNIDDLERIYRQHIGILPNEEGEEGYGCINGINIFKYDLPWRVFGLDPDRATNEDIKAAFYRLSKIYHPDSPTGDDKIFQRLTLFYKSLTEKFEQWL, from the coding sequence ATGCCCAAAAAAGCCGCCAGCACAAAACCAAAAACAACTAGGGCAACCTCAAGAGAAGAGACCAAGCCCGATCCGCAAGGGGCGATTGCTGCAGAAATCCAGCGCCTTTCCGATACCTACGGCATCTCTAAGGAACTCCTGGAGAATTTTGCGCGGTTTGTGGTCAGGCAGCTACAGCCACCGCCTCGGTTGTCTGTCAAAGAGCTGCAGAAAGCGATTTACAACCACTTTGGCGTTAAAAACGCAGCCGAGCTGAGAAAGTCAGCCAGCTTCAAACTGGCAACCAGCGGCATGGGCAAGCTGAGCTTATCCAACATAGACGATTTGGAGCGCATTTATCGTCAGCACATCGGGATCCTTCCCAACGAAGAGGGGGAAGAGGGGTATGGCTGCATCAACGGGATCAACATCTTCAAGTACGACTTGCCATGGCGGGTTTTTGGACTTGACCCCGATCGAGCTACCAATGAGGACATCAAAGCTGCCTTTTATCGCCTGAGCAAGATCTACCATCCCGATTCTCCAACCGGGGATGACAAAATTTTCCAGCGATTGACTCTCTTCTACAAAAGCCTTACGGAGAAATTTGAGCAATGGCTATAG
- a CDS encoding ATP-binding cassette domain-containing protein — MDFELRAGEIYALRGENGAGKTTLMNMLAGLYQPDAGEIRLRGRPVRICSPHQAIQLGIGMAKLMWCKGFTGTGNIVTLT, encoded by the coding sequence GTGGACTTTGAACTACGGGCCGGGGAGATTTACGCTCTCCGGGGGGAGAATGGCGCCGGGAAAACCACCCTGATGAACATGCTGGCGGGCCTCTACCAGCCGGATGCTGGCGAGATTCGCCTGCGGGGCCGCCCAGTGCGGATCTGCTCCCCACACCAAGCCATCCAACTGGGCATCGGTATGGCGAAGCTTATGTGGTGCAAAGGCTTTACAGGTACCGGCAACATTGTTACACTGACCTAA